In the Burkholderia glumae LMG 2196 = ATCC 33617 genome, one interval contains:
- a CDS encoding UDP-N-acetylglucosamine 1-carboxyvinyltransferase, which translates to MSNLIVYGGNPLRGEITPSANKNAVLPILCATLLSDQPLRLVGVPDITDVRKILDIFRTLGSEVSIDFATGVLDLHHHATQFDSAVHRLPEEMRSSIMLVPPLLARFGVARLENDVKGCTLGVREIDPHVEVFERFGASIERTSDSLIVRATKLTPNDHWLDYASVTTTENFVLCAAAAGGVSTLVNAASEPHVQEFCRFLAMLGVPIEGIGTSHLRVQGGVKLAGGEHRFAEDFHEIATFLALGAITGGDIAVRNSGPEQFPLIDRTFAKLGVQVTHANGWSHATRDGAMKVKKPFTQNILTKIEAAPWPYLPVDLLPIFIALGVKAEGSVMFWNKVYDGAMGWTGELSKFGAHVFQSDPHRLITFGGLPLSPARVESPYIIRVAIALLMVAASIEGRSEILNAQPIRRAHPHFVENLRSVGANVEWTAGD; encoded by the coding sequence ATGTCGAACCTGATCGTCTACGGCGGCAACCCGCTACGCGGGGAAATCACGCCGTCCGCCAACAAGAACGCCGTCCTCCCGATTCTCTGCGCCACCCTGCTGTCCGACCAGCCGCTCAGGCTGGTCGGCGTGCCGGACATCACCGACGTGCGCAAGATCCTCGACATCTTCCGCACGCTCGGCAGCGAGGTCTCGATCGATTTCGCCACCGGCGTGCTCGATCTCCATCACCACGCGACGCAGTTCGATTCGGCCGTGCACCGGCTGCCCGAGGAAATGCGCTCGTCGATCATGCTGGTGCCGCCGCTCCTGGCCCGCTTCGGCGTGGCGCGGCTCGAGAACGACGTGAAGGGCTGCACGCTCGGCGTGCGCGAGATCGATCCGCACGTGGAAGTGTTCGAGCGCTTCGGCGCGAGCATCGAGCGCACCAGCGATTCGCTGATCGTGCGTGCCACCAAGCTCACCCCGAACGACCACTGGCTCGACTACGCGTCGGTCACCACCACCGAGAACTTCGTGCTCTGCGCGGCCGCCGCGGGCGGCGTGTCGACGCTGGTGAATGCGGCCTCGGAGCCGCACGTGCAGGAGTTCTGCCGCTTCCTCGCGATGCTCGGCGTGCCGATCGAAGGCATCGGCACCTCGCACCTGCGCGTGCAGGGCGGCGTGAAGCTGGCGGGCGGCGAGCACCGCTTCGCCGAGGATTTCCACGAGATCGCCACGTTCCTCGCGCTCGGCGCGATCACGGGCGGCGACATCGCGGTGCGCAACAGCGGCCCCGAGCAGTTTCCGCTGATCGACCGCACGTTTGCCAAGCTCGGCGTGCAGGTCACGCACGCCAACGGCTGGTCGCACGCCACGCGCGACGGCGCGATGAAGGTGAAGAAGCCGTTCACGCAGAACATCCTGACCAAGATCGAGGCCGCGCCGTGGCCCTACCTGCCCGTCGATCTGCTGCCGATCTTCATCGCGCTGGGCGTCAAGGCCGAGGGCAGCGTGATGTTCTGGAACAAGGTGTACGACGGTGCGATGGGCTGGACGGGCGAGCTGTCGAAGTTCGGCGCGCACGTGTTCCAGTCCGATCCGCACCGGCTGATCACGTTCGGCGGGCTGCCGCTCTCGCCGGCGCGCGTCGAGAGCCCCTACATCATCCGCGTGGCGATCGCGCTGCTGATGGTGGCCGCCAGCATCGAGGGCCGCTCCGAGATTCTCAACGCGCAGCCGATCCGCCGCGCCCATCCGCACTTCGTCGAGAACCTGCGCTCGGTCGGCGCGAACGTCGAGTGGACGGCCGGCGACTGA